The Mobula birostris isolate sMobBir1 chromosome 11, sMobBir1.hap1, whole genome shotgun sequence genome has a segment encoding these proteins:
- the LOC140205129 gene encoding transmembrane protein 216-like, translated as MARGKPPPILSLTPLEVLLDLNSWYYAAYFVAEILLFIYKSLLLPYNPANLVLDLVMLFLYLGVEVIRIFFGSKGNLSQRKVPLTISLVLLGPSTIMAIYYMLLQTYVLRLEVTINAILLVFYIFELVLYCVGLMSFSSAIIAD; from the exons ATGGCGAGAG GAAAACCACCTCCAATT CTATCTTTGACCCCTCTGGAAGTTCTCCTAGACCTCAACAGCTGGTACTATGCAGCATACTTTGTGGCAGAAATTcttctttttatatataaaa GCCTGCTCTTGCCTTACAACCCTGCAAATCTGGTTTTGGATCTAGTGATGCTGTTTTTGTATCTTGGGGTTGAAGTAATAAGGATATTTTTTG GTTCCAAGGGTAATCTGTCCCAACGTAAGGTGCCTCTCACTATTAGTCTGGTGCTTCTTGGGCCATCTACAATTATGGCAATTTATTATATGCTACTTCAGACCTATGTTCTAAGGCTGGAAGTTACCATCAATGCAATATTACTGGTGTTTTACATCTTTGAATTGGTTCTGTACTGCGTGGGCTTAATGAGCTTCTCAAG TGCAATCATTGCCGATTGA